The Blattabacterium cuenoti genome includes a region encoding these proteins:
- a CDS encoding chorismate-binding protein → MFKKISIFSFYKKVIKNYWNQNQFVIFRKPYGNKVFFYSHYGSKGDVFFLIQDFDHNYTIKIVPKKVYYVDIRKSFLKETSEAEENSFLLTYSSEYKNLIQKAVEKIRKGHFKKVVLSRSIKISFHSFYLKKTFQKLIFSYPNALISLWYDIHHGFWIGCSPELLIKSHKNKFQTVALAGTVWNQKKWTKKEIEEHKIVIKYIIHLLKSYKGSIFLKKTKTVKMGHLKHLKTPIYFSFLEEPDYSKVLDQLHPTPSICGFPKKESLDFIQKYEGYKRNFYTGYIGTVNRKDMELYLHLRCARIKENKKEITLYAGSGITMDSNIDQEYIETEKKVKNILSKLVFK, encoded by the coding sequence ATGTTTAAAAAAATCAGTATTTTTTCTTTTTATAAAAAAGTTATAAAAAATTATTGGAACCAAAATCAATTTGTTATTTTCAGGAAACCTTACGGAAATAAAGTTTTTTTTTATTCTCATTATGGTTCTAAAGGAGATGTATTTTTTCTAATTCAAGATTTTGATCATAATTACACGATCAAAATCGTTCCAAAAAAAGTCTATTATGTAGATATACGGAAATCTTTTTTAAAAGAAACATCTGAAGCTGAAGAGAATTCTTTTCTTTTAACTTACTCTTCAGAATATAAAAATTTGATTCAAAAAGCAGTAGAAAAAATACGAAAAGGACACTTTAAAAAAGTAGTTTTATCCAGATCTATAAAAATTTCTTTTCACAGTTTTTATTTGAAAAAAACTTTTCAAAAATTAATTTTTTCTTATCCAAATGCTTTAATCAGTCTTTGGTATGATATCCATCATGGATTTTGGATAGGATGTTCTCCAGAGTTGCTCATTAAATCTCATAAAAATAAATTTCAAACCGTAGCTTTAGCAGGAACTGTTTGGAATCAAAAGAAATGGACGAAAAAAGAAATAGAAGAGCATAAAATTGTAATAAAATACATTATTCATTTATTGAAATCTTATAAAGGATCCATTTTCTTAAAAAAAACTAAAACGGTAAAAATGGGTCATTTAAAACATTTGAAAACTCCAATTTATTTTTCTTTTTTGGAAGAACCTGATTATTCTAAAGTATTAGATCAACTGCATCCTACTCCTTCTATATGTGGTTTTCCTAAAAAGGAATCTTTAGATTTTATTCAAAAATATGAAGGATATAAAAGAAATTTTTATACAGGATACATTGGTACAGTAAACAGAAAAGACATGGAATTATATCTTCATTTGAGATGTGCAAGAATCAAAGAAAATAAAAAAGAAATAACTTTGTATGCTGGCAGTGGAATCACTATGGATAGTAATATAGATCAAGAATATATAGAAACAGAAAAAAAAGTCAAAAATATTCTTTCTAAACTTGTTTTTAAATGA
- a CDS encoding NAD(P)/FAD-dependent oxidoreductase yields MNIPKINNLKRVVIIGAGFAGLQVAKKLRRDKFQVILIDKNNYHTFQPLLYQVATAGLEPDSIAHSIRNIIKKTKNFFFRLAYVHYINTEKQKIYTNVGDLSYDYLIISTGSVTNYFGNKNIESFSLPMKSIPEALNLRSLILQDFEFALLTKDAKERERLMTFVIVGGGPTGVELAGALAEMKKYVLPHDYPDLNIQSMNIHLLQASHRLLDGMSEKSAKQAYKNLKELGVIIWLNCLVKDYDGKVVFVEKNKRIESANVIWAAGVKGSIIKGFLNEDIKGHRILVDNYLKTIKYKNIFAIGDVAYMKSYPNGHPMTAQPAIQQGNYLAEYFNLFSEKRKINPFIYKNLGSMATIGRNKAVCDFPYFKLKGFLAWIVWMFVHLVSLVGFRNRAIALTNWIIQYFHYNKSVRLIIRPFHRKKKII; encoded by the coding sequence ATGAATATTCCAAAAATAAATAATCTAAAAAGAGTCGTGATTATTGGTGCAGGATTTGCGGGGTTGCAAGTCGCAAAAAAACTAAGAAGAGATAAATTTCAGGTTATTCTTATAGATAAGAATAATTATCATACATTTCAACCATTGTTATATCAAGTAGCTACAGCTGGTTTAGAACCGGATTCTATAGCGCATTCCATTAGAAACATTATCAAAAAAACAAAAAACTTTTTTTTCAGATTAGCTTATGTTCATTATATCAATACAGAAAAACAGAAAATTTATACAAATGTAGGTGATTTATCTTATGACTATTTAATTATATCTACAGGATCTGTTACTAATTATTTTGGAAATAAAAATATTGAGTCTTTTTCCTTACCAATGAAATCAATTCCAGAAGCTTTAAATCTTAGAAGTCTTATTTTGCAAGATTTTGAATTTGCTTTGCTAACAAAAGATGCTAAAGAAAGAGAAAGACTTATGACTTTTGTTATTGTAGGAGGAGGCCCTACCGGAGTAGAACTTGCTGGAGCTTTAGCTGAAATGAAAAAATATGTCCTTCCACATGATTATCCTGATTTAAATATTCAATCTATGAATATTCACTTGTTACAAGCTTCTCATAGACTGTTAGATGGAATGTCTGAAAAATCAGCAAAACAAGCTTATAAAAATTTGAAAGAATTAGGGGTTATCATTTGGTTAAATTGTTTAGTTAAAGATTACGATGGAAAAGTAGTTTTTGTAGAAAAAAATAAAAGGATAGAATCTGCTAACGTTATATGGGCCGCTGGAGTAAAAGGATCTATAATAAAAGGATTTCTAAATGAAGACATAAAAGGACATAGGATTTTGGTAGATAATTATCTCAAAACTATAAAATATAAAAATATTTTTGCTATTGGAGACGTTGCTTATATGAAGTCTTATCCTAATGGTCATCCTATGACCGCTCAACCTGCTATTCAACAAGGTAATTATTTAGCTGAATATTTTAATCTTTTTTCAGAAAAAAGAAAAATTAACCCTTTCATTTACAAGAATTTAGGATCTATGGCTACTATTGGAAGAAACAAAGCTGTATGTGATTTTCCCTATTTTAAGTTAAAAGGTTTTTTAGCATGGATTGTATGGATGTTTGTTCATCTAGTCAGTTTAGTTGGATTTAGAAATAGAGCAATAGCCTTAACAAATTGGATTATTCAATATTTCCATTATAATAAAAGCGTACGTTTGATTATAAGACCATTTCATAGAAAAAAAAAAATCATTTAA
- a CDS encoding zinc metallopeptidase — protein MTYYFIIGTTFLVSVIVNTILKNKFREYSKFHLHSYMSGKEVAEKMLKDNGITDVYVLSVEGEMTDHYNPLNKTINLSEKVYNGRSAASVAVAAHECGHALQHKLGYNLLKIRNHLVSILNFSSKFTNLAIVSGLTIFYSSGGKDSFLLKLGIGLFFFVFLFSFITLPIEFDASNRALTWMRKKNVVNYQEYNKAKESLNWAAMTYVVSALGSLSQLIYFLSFFTSASKKDEQL, from the coding sequence ATGACTTACTATTTCATTATTGGCACTACTTTTTTAGTAAGTGTTATTGTTAATACAATCTTAAAAAATAAATTTAGAGAATATTCTAAATTTCATTTGCATTCTTATATGAGTGGAAAAGAAGTAGCGGAAAAAATGTTAAAAGATAATGGAATTACGGATGTTTATGTTCTTTCAGTTGAAGGAGAGATGACAGATCATTATAATCCTCTAAACAAAACAATAAATTTAAGCGAAAAAGTTTACAATGGTAGATCTGCAGCTTCTGTTGCGGTAGCTGCTCATGAATGTGGTCATGCATTACAACATAAGTTGGGTTATAATTTGTTGAAAATACGGAATCATTTAGTGTCTATTTTGAATTTTAGTTCCAAATTTACTAATCTAGCTATAGTGTCTGGATTAACAATTTTTTACAGTTCAGGAGGAAAAGATTCTTTTCTTCTTAAACTAGGAATAGGATTATTTTTTTTTGTTTTTCTTTTTTCTTTTATAACTTTGCCAATAGAATTTGATGCAAGTAACAGGGCCTTAACTTGGATGAGAAAAAAAAATGTAGTTAATTATCAAGAATACAATAAAGCGAAAGAATCTTTAAATTGGGCTGCTATGACTTATGTGGTTTCTGCTTTAGGCAGTTTATCTCAACTGATATATTTCTTATCTTTTTTCACAAGTGCAAGTAAAAAAGATGAACAACTTTAA
- a CDS encoding ABC transporter ATP-binding protein, translating to MSGLFAFSKKYCQRYKLRLCIGFLLILISNILTLLPIPYIGKSINTIKNLFTSFSTASNSSYLKKEICIYTSIILIVPIIGGFVKYHMRQCIITTSRMIEFDIKNEIFSHYQKLSLSFYKKNSTGDLMNRLTEDVSFIRQYIGPGIMYFVNLVVLFFMVFVQMLRINEILTFYVILPIPVLFISIYYISIYITKKSEKVQSYQSLICSFIQDTFSGIHVIKSFVSEPFFQKKHKRIISDYKKKNIELAKINTILSSVIIFFIGTSHLLILFFGGKKYFEGEIKEIGTIAEFFTYINVLIFPFIMLGWVVSIVERAKVSQIRISEFLKEKPEIFNNNLIKTKIFGEVQFKDVSFIYKNKNDIKNKNHTISKISFSLMKGETLILTGETGSGKTTIGRLISRLYDPHQGEILIDNLSLKNHNLYDFRNHIGYVPQESFLFSDSIYNNIALGSIKKVTRCKVYEAARKAMIEDEILNFKNGYETVIGERGITLSGGQKQRICIARALIRNPKILIFDDSFSAIDQKTRKLIINYIKKGMKNSTIIIITHDTSYVSDFDLFINLKNGKISRIKSNNILL from the coding sequence ATGAGTGGTTTATTTGCTTTTAGCAAAAAATATTGTCAAAGATACAAATTACGTTTGTGTATAGGTTTTTTATTGATTCTAATATCAAATATTTTAACTCTACTTCCTATTCCTTATATAGGAAAATCTATTAACACAATTAAAAATTTATTTACCAGTTTTTCAACTGCATCAAATTCTTCCTATTTAAAAAAAGAAATCTGTATTTATACTAGCATCATACTGATAGTTCCAATCATTGGAGGATTTGTTAAATATCACATGAGACAATGTATTATAACAACATCTAGAATGATAGAATTTGATATAAAAAATGAAATTTTTTCACATTATCAAAAATTGAGTTTGTCTTTTTATAAGAAAAATTCAACAGGAGATTTGATGAATAGACTAACAGAAGATGTTTCTTTTATCAGACAATACATAGGTCCTGGAATAATGTATTTTGTGAACCTTGTTGTTCTTTTTTTCATGGTTTTTGTCCAAATGTTACGAATTAACGAAATTCTAACTTTTTATGTGATTTTGCCTATTCCTGTTCTTTTTATTTCCATTTATTATATAAGTATTTATATTACTAAAAAAAGTGAAAAAGTTCAAAGTTATCAATCACTTATATGTTCTTTTATTCAAGATACTTTTTCTGGAATTCATGTTATTAAATCATTTGTATCAGAACCTTTTTTTCAAAAGAAACATAAGAGAATCATATCTGATTACAAAAAAAAAAATATAGAATTAGCAAAAATAAATACTATTTTATCTTCTGTTATAATATTTTTTATAGGAACTAGTCATTTATTAATTCTTTTTTTTGGAGGAAAAAAATATTTTGAAGGAGAGATAAAAGAAATAGGAACCATTGCTGAATTTTTTACATACATTAATGTATTGATTTTTCCTTTCATTATGTTGGGATGGGTTGTTTCTATTGTAGAAAGGGCTAAAGTATCGCAAATTCGAATAAGTGAATTTTTGAAAGAGAAACCAGAAATTTTCAATAATAACTTGATAAAAACGAAAATTTTTGGAGAAGTTCAGTTCAAAGACGTTAGCTTCATTTATAAAAATAAAAATGATATAAAAAATAAAAATCATACAATTAGTAAAATATCTTTTAGTCTTATGAAAGGAGAAACTTTGATTCTAACGGGAGAAACAGGATCAGGAAAGACAACTATAGGAAGATTAATATCACGTTTATATGATCCTCATCAAGGAGAAATATTAATAGATAATTTATCTTTAAAAAATCATAATTTATATGATTTCAGAAATCATATAGGTTATGTTCCTCAAGAATCTTTTCTTTTTTCAGATTCGATTTACAATAATATTGCTTTAGGAAGTATAAAAAAAGTTACTCGATGTAAAGTGTATGAAGCGGCAAGAAAAGCTATGATAGAAGATGAGATTTTAAATTTTAAAAATGGATATGAAACAGTTATAGGAGAGAGAGGAATTACTTTATCTGGTGGACAAAAACAAAGAATATGTATAGCAAGAGCTCTTATAAGAAATCCGAAAATTCTTATATTTGATGATAGTTTTTCTGCTATAGATCAGAAAACTAGAAAGTTAATCATTAATTATATAAAAAAAGGAATGAAAAATAGTACCATTATTATTATCACTCATGATACTTCTTATGTTTCTGATTTTGACTTATTTATTAATTTAAAAAATGGGAAAATATCAAGAATAAAAAGTAATAATATTTTGTTGTAG
- a CDS encoding isopentenyl-diphosphate Delta-isomerase — protein MNKIVDEDFIPLIGKGNQIIGFEKKEKIHSEGLFHSAVSVFIFNPKNDLMLQKRSSRKYHSSLLWTNTCCSHPRKNESVLTAAHRCLIEEMGFDCFLEKRFCFTYYEYLNNGLIENELDHVFVGYYEKSPIINYKEVDNWKWTSLNELIKNVHLYPDSYTIWLKIILKNYINQLNIH, from the coding sequence ATGAATAAAATAGTAGATGAAGACTTTATTCCTTTGATAGGAAAAGGAAATCAAATTATTGGATTTGAAAAAAAAGAAAAAATTCATTCAGAAGGACTTTTTCATAGCGCTGTTTCTGTATTTATTTTTAATCCAAAAAATGATTTAATGTTACAAAAAAGATCTTCAAGAAAATATCATTCTTCTTTACTTTGGACTAATACATGTTGCAGCCATCCTAGAAAAAATGAATCTGTTTTAACAGCAGCTCATCGTTGTTTAATAGAGGAAATGGGATTTGATTGTTTCTTAGAAAAAAGATTTTGTTTTACTTATTATGAATATTTAAACAATGGACTGATAGAAAATGAATTAGATCATGTTTTTGTTGGATATTATGAAAAATCTCCAATTATCAATTATAAAGAAGTTGATAATTGGAAATGGACTTCGTTAAATGAATTAATTAAAAATGTTCATCTTTATCCAGATTCTTACACAATCTGGTTAAAAATTATCCTGAAGAATTATATAAATCAGTTAAACATTCATTAA
- the yajC gene encoding preprotein translocase subunit YajC has translation MFFLLQQNSIANTIWMFALIFIIFYFFMIRPQIRKQKIEKKFQDNLKKGNYIVTNSGMHGKIIDITDNVCVLETITGKIKLEKNTVSKELTQLRYSETLNQQNEKQEKK, from the coding sequence ATGTTTTTTTTATTGCAACAAAATTCTATTGCAAATACTATTTGGATGTTTGCATTGATTTTTATTATATTCTATTTTTTTATGATACGTCCTCAAATACGAAAACAAAAAATTGAAAAAAAATTTCAGGATAATCTAAAAAAAGGAAATTATATAGTAACCAATTCAGGAATGCACGGAAAAATCATAGATATTACAGATAATGTTTGTGTACTAGAAACTATTACAGGAAAAATAAAACTTGAAAAAAATACAGTTTCAAAGGAACTAACTCAATTACGTTATAGTGAAACTTTGAATCAACAAAATGAAAAACAGGAAAAAAAATGA
- the coaE gene encoding dephospho-CoA kinase (Dephospho-CoA kinase (CoaE) performs the final step in coenzyme A biosynthesis.) translates to MKFFLIGITGKMGSGKSLFSSFFKKKGIPVYHSDERGKILMNQTEIIKKNVIKHFGKDSYKKEKINRTYLSEIVFKNSSALKLLCSIVHPWISIDFKNWIYSVQKKTLYFIKESAILFESGSYKECDIIITITSPMEKMIERIIKRDHLSENQIINRLKNQISNKKREKKSHFIINNYSSATFLQKKADIIHELLEKLYTNQYGKRR, encoded by the coding sequence ATGAAATTTTTTTTGATAGGAATAACGGGAAAAATGGGATCTGGAAAAAGTTTATTTTCTTCTTTTTTCAAAAAAAAAGGAATCCCTGTTTACCATTCAGATGAAAGGGGAAAAATATTAATGAATCAAACAGAAATTATAAAAAAAAATGTTATTAAACATTTTGGAAAAGATTCTTATAAAAAAGAAAAAATTAATAGAACCTATTTATCTGAAATTGTTTTCAAAAATTCTTCTGCATTAAAATTACTATGTTCTATTGTACATCCATGGATTTCAATTGATTTTAAAAATTGGATTTATTCTGTACAAAAAAAAACTCTATATTTTATAAAAGAATCTGCTATTTTATTTGAAAGTGGAAGTTATAAAGAATGTGATATCATAATCACTATAACTTCACCTATGGAAAAAATGATTGAAAGAATTATAAAAAGAGATCATCTAAGTGAAAATCAAATTATAAATCGTCTAAAAAATCAAATATCTAATAAAAAAAGAGAAAAAAAATCTCATTTTATTATTAATAACTATTCATCTGCAACTTTTTTACAAAAAAAAGCGGATATAATACACGAATTACTCGAAAAATTATACACAAATCAATATGGGAAAAGGAGATAA
- a CDS encoding 30S ribosomal protein THX → MGKGDKKTRRGKIKKKTYGNLRPNPRNARKKKKNN, encoded by the coding sequence ATGGGAAAAGGAGATAAAAAAACTAGAAGAGGAAAAATAAAAAAAAAAACTTATGGAAATCTTCGTCCAAATCCAAGAAACGCTAGAAAAAAGAAAAAAAATAATTAA
- a CDS encoding hotdog fold thioesterase yields the protein MKKRIKELLNELNNLKKNTLISEMHIQFIFLSTELDFLIAKMPISNKILQPFGYLHGGATITLAETVGCSLSFINLEEDKSAKSAEKNNFNVFNIEISANHILCIKKGFLFAKAKIFHKGKTLHVIQIDVYNEKETIISFCKMTNIIIKKYV from the coding sequence ATGAAAAAAAGAATTAAAGAATTATTAAATGAATTAAATAATCTAAAAAAAAATACATTGATAAGTGAAATGCACATTCAGTTTATTTTTTTATCCACAGAATTAGATTTTTTGATAGCAAAAATGCCAATAAGTAATAAGATTTTACAACCTTTTGGTTATCTTCATGGAGGAGCTACAATCACTTTGGCTGAAACTGTAGGATGTTCTTTATCTTTTATTAATCTTGAAGAAGATAAAAGTGCAAAAAGTGCAGAAAAAAATAATTTCAATGTTTTTAACATTGAAATTTCTGCCAATCATATTCTATGTATAAAAAAAGGATTTTTATTTGCTAAAGCTAAAATTTTTCATAAAGGAAAAACTTTACATGTTATTCAAATTGATGTTTATAATGAAAAAGAAACTATCATTAGTTTTTGTAAAATGACTAATATTATAATTAAAAAATATGTTTAA
- the nusB gene encoding transcription antitermination factor NusB, which translates to MQFLYAQHLSKMDSNQVEKNMLQSIEELHNLYISLLFLILKIRENALKINLHNIKNTDPIKKFAYNSVIKILSNNKYLIEEYSSTENSGKILWKKQEKHIFLLLQEMQKSIFCNKYFNKPSSSFEEEKKFLIKYYKEIVIPNKKLIGYIEDLYINGQENLCIAHTMVCKTLRFIKHSTPPNFKLYNIYKNNENKKFIIDLYRNTIFHKDEFNNLINNISKNWDIKRIAIIDLIILQMAICEFLYFPNIPPKATMNEYIEIAKIFCMEKSKIFINGILDQIFRLLRKKNKIFKIGKGLL; encoded by the coding sequence TTGCAATTCTTATATGCTCAACATTTATCTAAAATGGATTCAAATCAAGTTGAAAAAAACATGCTTCAAAGCATTGAAGAATTGCATAATTTATATATTTCTCTTCTTTTTTTAATCTTAAAAATTAGAGAAAATGCTCTAAAAATAAATCTACACAATATAAAAAACACAGATCCAATAAAAAAATTTGCATACAACTCCGTAATCAAAATACTGTCTAATAATAAGTACTTAATTGAAGAATATAGTTCTACAGAAAATTCTGGAAAAATATTATGGAAAAAACAAGAAAAACACATCTTTCTTTTATTGCAAGAAATGCAAAAATCAATTTTTTGCAATAAATATTTTAATAAACCTAGCTCTTCTTTTGAAGAAGAGAAAAAATTTCTCATAAAATATTATAAAGAAATCGTGATTCCAAATAAAAAACTGATAGGATATATAGAAGATTTATATATTAACGGACAAGAAAATTTGTGTATAGCTCATACCATGGTTTGCAAAACTTTACGATTTATAAAACATTCTACACCTCCAAATTTTAAATTATATAACATTTACAAAAATAATGAAAATAAAAAATTCATTATTGATTTGTATAGGAATACAATTTTTCACAAAGATGAATTTAATAATTTAATCAACAATATATCAAAAAACTGGGATATAAAAAGAATAGCTATTATAGATTTAATTATATTGCAAATGGCTATTTGTGAATTTTTATATTTTCCGAACATACCTCCGAAAGCAACTATGAATGAATATATAGAAATTGCAAAAATATTTTGTATGGAAAAAAGTAAAATTTTTATTAATGGAATATTAGATCAAATCTTTAGACTTTTGCGTAAAAAGAATAAAATATTTAAAATAGGAAAAGGCCTTCTATAA
- a CDS encoding DUF3276 family protein, with protein sequence MDEKENIKERNEICSRTLKTGSRTYFFDARETRAGDYYLTITESKKSFSETGEVTYKKHKIYLYKEDFSKFQSILDDMIRFIINEKGREVISERHQKDFKNHTTYNQSQEVKEVQKKTSEIKDFTNINFEDI encoded by the coding sequence ATGGACGAAAAAGAAAATATCAAAGAAAGAAATGAAATTTGTTCACGGACTCTAAAAACTGGTAGCCGAACATATTTTTTTGATGCGAGAGAAACAAGAGCTGGCGATTATTATTTGACCATCACTGAAAGTAAGAAAAGTTTTTCTGAAACAGGAGAAGTAACTTATAAAAAACACAAAATCTATTTGTATAAGGAGGATTTTTCAAAATTCCAAAGCATACTTGATGATATGATTCGGTTTATTATTAATGAAAAAGGGAGAGAAGTAATTTCTGAACGTCATCAGAAAGATTTTAAAAATCATACAACATATAATCAAAGTCAAGAGGTAAAAGAGGTTCAAAAAAAAACATCAGAAATAAAGGATTTCACAAATATTAATTTTGAGGATATTTAA